From a region of the Rouxiella sp. S1S-2 genome:
- a CDS encoding integrase arm-type DNA-binding domain-containing protein, producing MSLNDTKIRSLKPSEKPFKVSDSHGLYLLVNPGGSRLWYLKYRINGKESRLSLGAYPEVSLANARQQRDGIRKLLAQNINPAQQRIAEKAARSPEKSFKHVAMSWHKSNRTWSENHAIRLLASMNNHIFPVIGHLPVAELKPRHFIDLLKGIEQKGLLEVAARTRQHMCNIMRHAVHQGIIESNPAANLDGLIAAPVKRHHPALPLERLPELLTRVVDYQQGRKLTRLAVSLTLHLFIRSSELRFARWSEIDFKNRIWTIPATREAIPGVRYSGRGAKMRTPHIVPLSRQAITILKQIRDISGHQVLLFPGDHNPYKPMCENTVNKALRLMGYDTKDEICGHGFRAMACSALMESGLWAQDAVERQMSHQERNSVRAAYIHKAEYLDARKAMMQWWSDYLDMCRKAYVPPYICGKEISYTMR from the coding sequence CTTTCAAAGTTTCCGATTCTCATGGCCTGTACCTTTTGGTCAATCCCGGCGGTTCACGTCTCTGGTATCTCAAATATCGTATCAATGGTAAAGAATCCCGGCTTAGCTTAGGGGCTTATCCCGAAGTTTCTCTAGCTAATGCTCGGCAGCAACGTGATGGCATACGTAAGCTGCTTGCGCAGAATATCAATCCAGCCCAGCAACGTATCGCAGAGAAAGCTGCCCGCTCACCGGAAAAATCCTTTAAACACGTTGCAATGAGCTGGCATAAAAGCAACCGAACATGGTCAGAGAACCACGCTATCCGTCTACTTGCCAGCATGAACAATCACATCTTCCCTGTGATTGGACACTTGCCGGTAGCTGAACTGAAACCTCGTCACTTTATCGACCTGCTAAAAGGCATTGAGCAAAAAGGTCTGCTGGAAGTCGCAGCACGTACCCGGCAGCATATGTGCAACATTATGCGACATGCAGTTCATCAGGGGATTATTGAGAGCAATCCGGCGGCGAATCTGGACGGTTTAATCGCCGCTCCCGTTAAACGCCACCACCCAGCCCTTCCACTGGAGCGACTGCCAGAACTTTTAACTCGAGTTGTGGACTACCAGCAAGGACGAAAATTAACCCGCCTGGCAGTATCGCTTACTCTGCACCTGTTCATCCGTTCCAGCGAACTGCGTTTCGCCCGTTGGTCTGAGATCGATTTCAAAAACAGAATTTGGACCATTCCTGCCACTCGAGAGGCCATCCCTGGTGTCCGCTACTCTGGTCGTGGTGCAAAAATGCGCACTCCACATATTGTTCCACTCTCCCGTCAGGCCATCACCATCCTGAAACAAATACGGGACATCTCCGGTCACCAGGTGCTGTTATTCCCCGGAGATCACAATCCGTATAAACCTATGTGTGAAAACACGGTCAACAAGGCACTGCGCCTGATGGGCTATGACACAAAAGATGAAATCTGCGGTCACGGGTTTCGGGCAATGGCCTGTAGTGCCCTTATGGAGTCTGGCCTATGGGCACAGGATGCTGTTGAAAGGCAGATGAGTCACCAAGAACGTAACAGCGTTCGAGCGGCATACATCCATAAAGCAGAATATCTCGATGCCCGTAAAGCGATGATGCAGTGGTGGTCGGATTACCTGGATATGTGCCGGAAAGCGTATGTGCCGCCTTATATTTGTGGGAAGGAAATCAGTTACACAATGAGATAG